In the genome of Schistocerca piceifrons isolate TAMUIC-IGC-003096 chromosome X, iqSchPice1.1, whole genome shotgun sequence, one region contains:
- the LOC124722555 gene encoding octapeptide-repeat protein T2-like produces the protein MAQRQGEEARRRGKEKRQGEEARRRGKEKRQGEEARRRGKEKRQGEEARRRGKEKRQGEEARRRGKEKRQGEEARRRGKEKRQGEEARRRGKEKRQGEEARRRGKEKRQGEEARRRGKEKRQGEEARRRGKEKRQGEEARRRGKEKRQGEEARRRGKEKRQGEEARRRGKEKRQGEEARRRGKEKRQGEEARRRGKEKRQGEEARRRGKEKRQGEEARRRGKEKRQGEEARRRGKEKRQGEEARRRGKEKRQGEEARRRGKEKRQGEEARRRGKEKRQGEEARRRGKEKSVT, from the exons aggcaaggagaagaggcaaggagaagaggcaaggagaagaggcaaggagaagaggcaaggagaagaggcaaggagaagaggcaaggagaagaggcaaggagaagaggcaaggagaagaggcaaggagaagaggcaaggagaagaggcaaggagaagaggcaaggagaagaggcaaggagaagaggcaaggagaagaggcaaggagaagaggcaaggagaagaggcaaggagaagaggcaaggagaagaggcaaggagaagaggcaaggagaagaggcaaggagaagaggcaaggagaagaggcaaggagaagaggcaaggagaagaggcaaggagaagaggcaaggagaagaggcaaggagaagaggcaaggagaagaggcaaggagaagaggcaaggagaagaggcaaggagaagaggcaaggagaagaggcaaggagaagaggcaaggagaagaggcaaggagaagaggcaaggagaagaggcaaggagaagaggcaaggagaagaggcaaggagaagaggcaaggagaagaggcaaggagaagaggcaaggagaagaggcaaggagaagaggcaaggagaagaggcaaggagaagaggcaaggagaagaggcaaggagaagaggcaaggagaagaggcaaggagaagaggcaaggagaagaggcaaggagaagaggcaaggagaagaggcaaggagaagaggcaaggagaagaggcaaggagaagaggcaaggagaagaggcaaggagaagaggcaaggagaagaggcaaggagaagaggcaaggagaagaggcaaggagaagaggcaaggagaagaggcaaggagaagaggcaaggagaagaggcaaggagaagag TGTTACATGA
- the LOC124722557 gene encoding putative leucine-rich repeat-containing protein DDB_G0290503 → MAQEDQEWMESMAAVQRQFREKLAYMEKYLSQRFGELKSQLNRTVNIVESTVEQRRSSVKDQVEVRLSLVDEVGERLATVQKQLGEKIVNMQSTLGERLVAVLEKQRQRLVDVQENLKRQHTAVSFSVEPKLIEVHEQVQAMVLTMEKYLDDRDEEEKNQLMVLLHEVSDRINQNLVDEEKQLQGSFIEQRDELKKMFDNVQQRFDQRLTYLRSMSVPSLDEVQRAVDMRLNSVEEHSDLRLDEVHTCLEQWFEEVKDLIERRYEYLREFLTKRLDEVKDEQEQRIEEESIFTQRRLDQLREQVVQRLNEVKDKLELRMDEVEGKVLDLVNQMQNQLDSSLDDMKELTGHKFDQVQQLTWQMLDQQQILLWQGFNGAAEKLEQGIEEVEKKVEQKLSCIEEQLDLRLSETDQAMRERLKEVLDQLERKLEEVSYDVTEMLVELLNETTSRIKEITGHLETRDLETRSHTAHRFGDVDDQLKWRIDEARDHIRYRLQMMESQIHERIGDVVEKVENSIDDTEKWLQLLE, encoded by the coding sequence ATGGCTCAAGAAGACCAAGAGTGGATGGAAAGCATGGCTGCAGTCCAACGACAGTTCAGAGAGAAACTGGCATACATGGAGAAATATTTGTCGCAACGATTCGGCGAACTGAAGAGTCAGCTCAATCGGACAGTTAATATTGTAGAAAGCACAGTTGAACAGAGAAGATCTTCAGTTAAAGATCAGGTTGAAGTAAGACTTTCTCTGGTGGATGAGGTGGGGGAGAGACTGGCGACAGTACAGAAGCAACTTGGGGAAAAGATAGTGAACATGCAGTCAACCTTAGGTGAGAGATTAGTTGCAGTTCTAGAGAAGCAACGCCAAAGGCTAGTCGACGTACAAGAAAATCTGAAACGGCAGCATACAGCTGTGAGTTTCTCAGTCGAACCAAAGCTTATAGAAGTGCATGAGCAAGTGCAAGCGATGGTTCTAACGATGGAGAAATATTTAGATGACAGAGATGAAGAGGAGAAAAATCAGCTCATGGTGTTGCTCCACGAAGTAAGTGATCGAATAAACCAGAATTTGGTGGACGAGGAAAAACAGTTACAAGGAAGTTTCATAGAACAGAGAGACGAGCTGAAGAAAATGTTTGACAATGTGCAACAGAGATTCGACCAGAGATTGACTTACTTGCGAAGCATGAGCGTCCCTAGTCTAGATGAGGTGCAACGTGCTGTGGATATGAGGCTCAACAGTGTAGAAGAGCACTCTGACCTCAGGTTAGATGAAGTCCACACTTGTCTTGAACAGTGGTTTGAAGAGGTAAAGGATCTCATCGAAAGGAGGTACGAGTATTTAAGAGAATTTCTGACCAAAAGGTTGGATGAAGTGAAAGACGAACAAGAGCAAAGAATAGAAGAAGAATCCATCTTCACACAACGGAGGCTCGATCAATTAAGGGAGCAAGTGGTGCAGCGGCTAAATGAAGTAAAAGACAAGCTTGAACTGAGAATGGATGAAGTCGAAGGTAAGGTGCTGGATCTAGTTAATCAAATGCAAAATCAGCTAGACAGCAGTCTGGACGATATGAAAGAACTAACTGGACACAAATTCGATCAGGTACAACAGCTGACATGGCAGATGCTTGATCAGCAGCAGATTCTCTTGTGGCAAGGCTTCAATGGTGCCGCAGAAAAACTTGAACAGGGAATCGAAGAGGTCGAAAAGAAAGTAGAGCAGAAGCTCAGCTGCATAGAGGAGCAGTTAGATCTGAGGTTAAGTGAAACTGATCAAGCTATGAGAGAGAGACTTAAAGAGGTCTTGGATCAGCTGGAGCGGAAACTGGAGGAAGTTAGCTATGATGTAACAGAAATGTTAGTGGAGCTGTTGAACGAAACTACGTCAAGAATTAAGGAAATTACAGGCCATCTGGAGACGAGGGATCTCGAGACGCGGAGCCACACTGCCCACAGATTTGGCGATGTGGACGATCAGTTGAAGTGGAGGATAGATGAGGCGCGCGATCACATACGGTATAGATTACAGATGATGGAGTCACAGATTCATGAGAGGATAGGCGACGTGGTAGAAAAAGTAGAGAATTCTATAGATGATACAGAAAAATGGCTTCAACTACTCGAATAA